aaaatattaacaaactgttacaatttagttcttttgtaaaatttatatatatacatgagacttcagaatattatcgttatattatttatgtaatttggaatcagacactttattttttttttatttcattctaagcacaatatatcttaagttatacacaatcttcataaatatatttacatatctaagacaacaaccacctaaatgcaaataagaaataatcaaaattttaatatatagaataaaaatattacagttgAATTCAGAGATGCAATCCAATTTACCCATATGATAAATAAATTGACAGTAAAACACACAAAACCGATTAgatataactatttaaaatcatatgtataattagaataatataatattattaatataaatgatgcatacagttataaattaattcaaattaaaagtaaaaagcaataaattattatatattagtttagaaatatttatacacGTGCATGAGCATGAAAAAATCACCTAGTTTTACTTTATTACCAGTAACTAAAGAAAAtcgaagaaaattaaaatttccggtaaataatatgaattaatttttctcctttttatttACTCTAAATGTGACATATGATATAGTCAAAGCCTTAGTGTTCAGAATGTTTAATTTCAGCTTTACGAAATTTCACAAAATACTAACTGAAtataatctaatctattaaaacagagtcCTATTTAATATCTACCATTTACAAGTTGTGACTTAAATTTGGACTACCTTTAGAATAGCAAGTGTTTGGACATGTAAATGTGTTTGGTTCCTTGAATATATCAGTTTAACTTACAACTTAATTTAAACCAACATAGAAATACACATCTAATCGGTTATCTTTCATACCCAACTTAGacaaaaccaattaaaaatttatttaaatttggttatCATACTCTGCACCTGCAATACCTACCATTCCATTTTAATAATTACATTAGacaaatatacattttaaatgTACCCAAATCGTAATACATACCATTCCAGTTTTATACCAACAAATTGTAATACATACTTTGATCATTATTCACCATATCAAATTCCCAGTTATACAGAATTCTATTATGAGCATAATATTATCTGAATATAAGTTTACATCATAGAAATTGTAAATTTCATCATTGTTATCTAATTACATTACATATGAATTTTTTATCTATTGAAGCCAACTATATGATTCAGGACTTACgttcatttaaattttgtatctGTCTCCCATCGTTAAATATCTTTGATTATCAAAATCAAGTACAAAGAATATTCTAACCAAAAGAATAAATGTACTCAAATCTATCCTCTAAAGATTGGATATTCTTTTCCCAAGATATTCGTCCATATTTCGACGCCATATTTATCAGCTTAACAATTACATTCTTATGTGTTCCATATCTTAACCGAATATAACAACTCCTACAAAATAGAGTAACCAGAATTTGTTTTCGATTtcataaaatatgcaaatcaaaATATCCTAACGATACTCCTTCAATCTAATCTTTAGAAACATATCACTATAAAACATCTTCCCATTGCCTAACACTTTCTACAACTCACtattaaaaaaacagagaagCTAATGGCAATGGTTACATCAGACCGAATAACTTTGTTGAACGATGTCAAACCATTTAAATCAACTTGGAAGGTTGAAGTAAAGGTTCTACATTCATGGACACAGCGCTCTAACTAACTACCCCGGTGGAGACTCTTTGCAGTTCATACTCGCAGATAAGACAGTAAGTGTTTCCATGACATAACTTTTATGTTTCTCAAAGGTTGTATTGCAGTCTGCTAAACTATATTATATCAAATGTTATTGTAGGGTGTTAAGATTCATTGTACCTGCAAGAGACTCTTCTTGGCTCGTGTTAAGAAACTTCAGGTGGGACAATGGAGGTTCATTGAGAATGTGTCCGTAACTCCTGCAGCTGGAAAGTACCGACCGACCAGTCATGCGTACAAGCTGACCATCATAAGTAACTCTAATGTCACCAATTCCTCCTGAAAAATGATGATGAATTTTTGTCATTGACCACTTTCCCAGAAATCATGAATGGAAGTCTTGATTCAAATGTTCTAATTGGTAACTCATATATAATTCcttatatatctatattctTCTGCTTATCTAAATTAATAATCCAAATTTCTTTGTATGTTTGTAGATGTTATTGGTCAAGCAATAGATATTGGAGATATGCAGGTTGTGCCAGTTCAAggtaaagaaacaaagaagctGGAACTTACTTTGACTGATAAGAGTAAGTTATGAACATTACATTAGACAATATACATTTTAAATGTACCCAAATcgtgtttttaataatttatattttttcctctattatCAGGGACCACCAAATAGCATGTTGTCTTTGGGGTCGTTATGCTGAACAACTTTTATATACATACAAAGTTGGTCAAGTGAATAAAAATTTCCTCTGTTTACTGAGATTTGCCAAAATCAATGTTTACAAGGGTAATATATCTACTAAACTATTAATTAGCATATATttagatttgtattttaatttatttcaattATTTACTTTGTTTGTTGTAGGACAAGTCCAGATAACAAATGCATTTGATACTTCAACCTTGGAGATAAATCCACCTGGATTTGATGTGCAAGATTATATCAGACTGTACGTTATACGATCATATCATAATACTTTTTAGATATATCTACATAGATTCCTTCTTGTGTAAAAGTTTAATTGCTATATAGGATGCCAAATAATGAGCTTGCTCTCATTACTGATGGTCGTGAGGTTGTGAAACCCAAAGGAAACAAACGCCAACCAGATCAGTGGTCAATTTACCCAGAGAGAACGATTTTGGATATCATAATGGCGACTGAGGTtcgttttatatatttatcttagcttttttaaaataaaaacatgtggAAAGTTAATAAAGCTAATGTTACTTGTACAGATTGAGAAATGCATTGTTACAGCAACAGTTGATGCAATAGACACAGATTGGGCATGGTATTATTTTGGTTGTGCTAAGTGCCACTATAAGAAGGTTACTGACATTACTAATAGGGATGTGGTGCCTGTGAAACATTTGTGGTATTGTGATACATGCCATCAGTCAGTCACCAATGTTGCACCTAGGTATGTCTTTTTAACTTGAAACTAAAATGTTTCACAATCTATATGttgtaactaatttataaatttcgtACAGGTTCAAAATACACCTATTACTAAAGGATGACACTGGTGAAACTAAGGTGATGTTGCTTGATACTGTTGCTGAACCTATTTTGGGAGTAAGTGCTGAAGTACTCTTAAATGGTTCTCTAGAAGAGGTATATACAAGTTGTAATTTCACTTTTATATTATGGGTTGCATTTGTCGTTTTTAATGTTGTGTTTATTTCTATTTAGGTTGAGGATCCTGAAGACTTGCCTGACCAAGTTACTGCTCTGATTGGGAAAACTTTCAAATTTGGAGTCTATGTGAACAAAGATAATGTTGATTATGGATCCCATATATTTAATGTTGGGAAGACTTGGTCTGCTGATACAATAATAACTCGTGCGGACGATGAGGACACCGGAGATACATCGACCATAGTTTCCTCTGATCGTTCATCAGGACAGGTTTGTAAAATTTGTGatgtttttatattgtataataAGCATATTTGTTATGGTTGcctatttaatattttgaatctatttttttgtattagGTGTCTTTTGTCAGCATTGAATCTGAAGACAACACATGTTTATCTTCAACTCCACTGTCAAAACGAAAAGGAAGCAGTAATGAAATTGATGACCTTTCTTCTACTTCAAAGAAACAATGCTCTAAGATAATCAAGGTGGAAAAGAACACTGTGGAGAAGTGAAAGGTGTTGCTGTTACGGACTTTGTTGCATTTTAGCAAATCAAATAaatgcttttttattttatttttctaggaTAGTGGTTTTTTTCAGTTTCTACGTATTATGTTGGTTTTTTATCAATAAGGATGAGTTttaataaaatgagttttaataAACTAATAAGTTTCATTGTTATGCTTTcattaaacatatattcaaGTAGTGGAAAATATCCTATTTGTTATTATAGATGTTTAACCTACTGCAAAATGAATGTTAAGTTATCGCTTACTTGGCATATGTTGTAGTTGGAATACCTTTTGTTAACTCTATGACCATATGTCGCTTCAAGTTAGACACATAAACTGTCCTGAAAAACATCAAATAACGTAGAAGAATGTTAGtcatttctattattttattaatagaaaTGTTCAAATTTGATagtaataaacaaaattaaagaataaaacacAGATACTAAAGAAATCGGTTGAGATATATGTTAAAACTGTTATATTGtatctaaatataaaaattgttgtGATCTATTTAGATATTATACTACCTATTATGCAAAAAATCTTAACTAAAgcaattttcattttaatttttcataagTCCCGCCCTTAAATTCGTCTTCAAAATTTAGATAAGCAGAATGTACTG
The window above is part of the Brassica napus cultivar Da-Ae chromosome C8, Da-Ae, whole genome shotgun sequence genome. Proteins encoded here:
- the LOC125591492 gene encoding uncharacterized protein LOC125591492; the protein is GVKIHCTCKRLFLARVKKLQVGQWRFIENVSVTPAAGKYRPTSHAYKLTIINVIGQAIDIGDMQVVPVQGKETKKLELTLTDKRQVQITNAFDTSTLEINPPGFDVQDYIRLMPNNELALITDGREVVKPKGNKRQPDQWSIYPERTILDIIMATEIEKCIVTATVDAIDTDWAWYYFGCAKCHYKKVTDITNRDVVPVKHLWYCDTCHQSVTNVAPRFKIHLLLKDDTGETKVMLLDTVAEPILGVSAEVLLNGSLEEVEDPEDLPDQVTALIGKTFKFGVYVNKDNVDYGSHIFNVGKTWSADTIITRADDEDTGDTSTIVSSDRSSGQVSFVSIESEDNTCLSSTPLSKRKGSSNEIDDLSSTSKKQCSKIIKVEKNTVEK